GCAGACTACAAAAAAATGTTTACAAGGAAACTTCAACATGGTGCAAGTAAATCTAGTCAGGAATGGATCTTCATAGGACGGTTGAGATGATGCAGTTAGACGTAGATCTTCATAAGGCAGGTAGTATTGTCGTTTGTCGATTGTCTATGTAATCTTTCTCATAAATAAAATGTCATAATAAAATCAGCGTTAAAAAAACAGAAATAATGAAAGATAAAAGAATTGTTACAAAATCTTTATTATTCGAAATCATTAATTGCAATATATATTTCAATCATGTTAGGTAATTCTGTAGCTTTTATTTTAGGAAAGATGGAAACTATCCTTTTGTATATTAATAATTATTTTGTGATTAGTTTAATAAAAATATAGTATATGTTTATATGGATAAACTTAATTTTCTAGTGATTCTAAAAATCATTCTAATGATGACACATGTTATAGTTAAAATGATGTAATGTTTTTTTTTAATATAGAGGATATTTAATATTTATGTAAGTTGACATGAAATGTTCATATTTGACATGGGAGATCAATCCACAAGGCCCATCCAACCATCGGATATTGATTAATTCATATATTTATGTAAGTTGACATGAAATGTTGATATTTGGCATGGGCTCAATCCAAAAGGCCCATCAAATCAACGGATAACAGATTAACAGTCACTCACTCCGATAACTGTAGGACCTACATTCCCTCTATTTATACAGACCTGTGTTCTCCACTTTTCTTCATTCATTCATAAATATATCTATTACCCCTTTTCTAATAACCACTCAAAAGACTTTACTTCACTCTCTCCAAATGGCTTTTCCTCTTATTCTTTTAGCTTTCTTAGTGTTGTGTTCCAGTGGCTACAGCCAACGTTCTCCTTCGCCGGGATACTATCCGAGTTCTCGAGTACCAACTTCACCTTTTGATCGTCAATTTCGGACCCTATGGGGCTCTCAGCACCAGCGGACAGAGCAAGACGTTATCACTCTTTTGCTGGACAAATCATCTGGTCTTTTTCTTTAGTCTTTATCTTTTCGTTTGCAGTTAAAATTTTGTGGGCTTAATTGTCCATGTTTTATATACACGTTTAAAAAAAGTTATGCTATCCATTTCGAATAATCTATCTTGTTAAAATTGAATTACCAATATGAACTAACTCTTCAAACTACCTCTTAAGTACACCTAATAGCACTAGAAACTAACTAATCTTAATTTTTAGCATTAATTAATTTTAACAAAAAAATTCTTAAAAATACAATCAATTAATTTTATTTATGGTCAACTTTAATGACAATATATCTTAACAATTTAAATATTAATGTACATAAATAATATAAAACTAGCATAAAATAAATAAAAATTCAAATAATTACATACTTATTGTATTACTAATAATTTCATATTCTCTAAAATTTCAAAAATACAAAATAACATTCAATACTGTATATAATAAAAACAAAATATTCAACACATATAATAATCGAATGCTAATATCACAATATTTATATACAAGAAACATATATTGTTCAAAAAAGTTAAAATAAATACTCACTGATATGCGGATTAAAATCTAGTTAAAAGTTAAAACACATACTCCCTCCGTATCACTTTAAGTGGTGTTTTATGAGAAAAATATGTTTTATTTTAAGTGATGTTTTCAAGTTTCCATGTAAAAAGTAAATATAATTTTATGTTTTTAACTATTTGTATTCTGCATTATGATTTTTTATTGGTTGAATTATCTGTATTTATTATTGTTTTTATATAAACGAAAAAGAGTGAATAAAATTTTGTAATTTCTTAATCGGTGTGTGCAAAAAACTTAAACTCCACTTATGGTGATACAGAGGTTGGGAGTAAAATAATATCAGTTAATGCAAATTTAATTTGAATCAATTTAGGAAGTGACGATTTCTGTATATCTTTGTCAAATGCACGCATTAGTTTCAGATGTTATTTAATACAGCGCAGGACTTGCAAAACTGTGTCGGTAGCATATATTTATTGCTTTTTGAAGTATTTAATTGATTAATAGTAGTAGCTGTGATTATGAACAGGGAGTGGATTCAAGTCTCTTCGTTCGTACAAGTCGGGCTACTTTGGTGCTTCTATTAAGCTCCAATCAGGCTACACAGCTGGAGTTGATACATCTCTCTACGTAAAAGTTACTTTAAACTTTTAGATATAAACTAACTTATAATCAAAATATATGAACTAGTCGCGTTATTAACATTCCTAACACCTTTGGATTCAAGCTCTCAAACAATCAAGAGCATCCCGGAGACCACGACGAGGTTGATATCGAATTTCTAGGAACAACGCCAGGGAAACCTTATAGCCTTCAGACGAATGTATTCGTCAGAGGAAGTGGTGACCGAAATGTTATTGGGAGAGAAATGAAATTCAATTTGTGGTTCGACCCTACTCAAGATTTCCACCATTACGCAATTTTGTGGAACCCTAATCAAATTGTGTACGTCAAGATCAAATTTTATATGTTTAGACGATATGGTTATGATACTTCATTACATTCATCTGTTACGTTTGGATACGCTAAATTGGTCGATATTTTTCATATATGTAGATTCTACGTAGATGATGTACCGATACGTACGTATGACAGAAAGAATGAAGCTATCTTCCCTACAAGGCCGATGTGGTTGTACGGATCGATATGGGATGCGTCAGACTGGGCCACGGAAAATGGAAGGATCAAAGCCGACTATCGATACCAACCATTTTTTGCTAAGTACACAAACTTTAAATTAGCGGGATGCACAACAGAGGGGTCTAGCTCATGCACACCGCCATCGGCTTCACCTATGGGGAATCGAGGGTTAAGCCAGCAACAAATGGGGGCGATGGCATGGGCACAGAGGAACTTCTTGGTCTATAATTATTGCCATGACCCTAAAAGAGACCACACCCAAACACCAGAATGTTAAACGAAACAAACAAACGAAAAGGTTTTAAAACATTTGTTATGCATTATCAATCATACATTAAGTTAATAATGGGCGGTATTGAGACGGGTCCACATTGGAAAAGTAGAGTGCAGCAGTTGAGCGTCCGATCCTCCATGATTTGAGATTTTTATAAAAGATTATTTATAATCTTGTTTTATCCCATTGTAATATTCTAATAATTGTGGCAATATTGTGTGATGTTTTTAATATATGGTATTGTATTGTCTTTTTTGTTGAAAGCTATGGTATTGTATTATTGTGTGACCCAAAAAAGAGAAAGTGGTTCTTTTGAAGGTAGCTTGAATTATATGTTGGATTATATATTAACAAGTGAAACTACAATCGACATATAGACACTTTGGAAACAAAACAGGAAACAAAATCGAGAGGATAAACAGTGATTGTAACAGTGCAGATTATTGTTGATTAGTGAATACATTATCCTAGATGTAAGTTAAATTTAGATGAATCCTAAGATCTTTAAACATCTAGGTTAATCACATAATAGAATCATATGAATGTTTATAGAGTTACCTGGATTCATTTTGCCTGAGAGATCTTTCTGAATGGATTGAATCCTGAATGGAAGATGAACAACTCAATCTCTTCTTAGGAACTCTTAGATTTCTCTCACCTTGCCTATAACGTTAGTTGTTGCTTTTAAGATATCTTTATGATGGTCTAAAGATATGTATTATTGGTGGAGAGAGGACCTAATTCCTCTTTAGGGTTTCCTTTAGATTAATCTCAACCGTCCATCAAGGTAGAGATAAATTAGGAATTACTCCTTCATTTTCAATTTCATTGGTCACCAAATATATTAAGGAATAGCAATATTCCAATAGAAAACGAATAACCATATAATAGGGAAAGGAAATATTCCTTACAGTCTCCCACTTGGTCGTTAGTGAGACCCACTAATGTTTTCTTTATGGAATCATAAGGCCGACATAATATGCTATAACTTTATTTTTTTCATTTGGTCATCATAAGTGTCTTGACTAATCTTGTAATCAATGAGAGTTATGGCGGTCGCACATCATTCTGCAACATGATCCCTTCCATGTACTACCGCATTGACCACCTTCATAGTTAGACCATAAACATAAGTAGGAGTATCATAATGGTCCCTTTAAAGTCTTTAACGAGAGACTCATTTTGTTATCATAAATCCAACCAACAATAATGTGTGTGCACATTGGAAACATAATATATAAAAGATGTAAAAGTCATAAAAGAGCTCAAATAATTGTCATACATAGGCTAATCGTAAACAAACAACATTAGGCGCTATCTTCAAGACTCATACTTTCAGCATGCTTCATGAAAGTATTTGGAGGTAAAGCTTTTGTAAATATGTCTGCAACCATAAGTTCAGTGCCTATATGTTCAATGACAAACTTTTCTCTTTTGACATCTTGCTTCAGTGATTGATATTTGAGGTCCATATGCTGGGCTCCCTTAGATATCCTATCATGCTTAGCGAAGAAGATTGCAGCTTGATTGTCACAGTAAAGAGTGAGAGGCTTGTCAACAAAACTCAAAGCCCCAAACCCTGACACAAAATTCCGCAACCATGTTCCTTGAATAGAAGCCTCATAACATGCAACATACTCAGCTTCCATAGTGGATGTGTATATCAAATTTGACTTCTGGCTTTTCCATGAGATGGCACCTCCACCAAGGAGATACACATAGCTGAGAGTACAGTGTCTAGAGTCTTTGCATCCACCAATATCTGAGTCCGAAAATCCAACCATCTGTGGATGTGTTGATTTTCGATATGTCAACATGTAGTTTCTTGTTCCCTTTAAGTATCTCAAAACTTTCTTTGCAGCTTGCCAATGAGCGAGTCCTGGGTTACTCTGAAATCTACCCAGCATGCCAACTGCATGGCTAATATCAGGTCTGGTACAAACCTGTGCATACATCAAACTTCCCACAAGAGATGCATAAGGGTATTTTTGCATTTCATTACGTTCCATTTCATTCTGCGGACATTGCTTAAGATTAAGCGTGTCACCTTTATGCATATGAACAATGCTAAAAGAACATGTCATAATGCCGAATCTCTCAAGAACTTTATCAATATATGCTTTCTGAGACAATCCCAAAATTCCTAGTGATAAGTCACGGAATATCTCAATTCCTATCACATAGGATGCCTCACCCATATCTTTCATTTCAAAGTTCTCAGAGAGATAACTCTTAGTCTCATGTAATAAACCAAGATCACTGCTGGCTAATAATATGTCATCAATATACAGAACCAAAAATATGAACTTACTCACACTGATCTTGAGGTATATACATGGATCCACAATGTTTTCTTTGAAACCGAATTTCGTAATGGTTTCATCAAACTTTAAGTACCATTGCCTCGAAGATTGTTTCAGTCCATATATTGATTTCTTCAATTTGCAGACCATATCTTCCTGACCTTCGATTTTGAAGCCTTCAGGTTGACGCATATAGACTTCTTCATCTAAGTCTCCATTAAGAAAGGCGGTTTTCACATCCATTTGATGTAACTCAAGATCATATTCAGCTACATATGCCATTATAATTCTGAGAGAGTCTTTTCTAGACACATGTGAAAAAGTCTCACCATAATCAATGCCTTCTTTCTGATTATACCCTTTGGCTACAAGTCTGGATCTACGTCGTTTAACATTGCCATGACAATCGAGCTTAGATTTATAAATCCATTTGCACCCAATTGCTTTGTGTCCTTCAGGCAATGGAACAACATCCCAAACTTCATTCTTAACCATTGAGTCTATTTCATCTTTACTGGCCTCGATCCATTGATCAGAATTAACATCTTTCATGGCTTGTGAATAAGAAACCGGATCTTTTAAATCCCATTCTCTAGATTCTATTTGATAAAGCACGTAGTCATCAGAAATAGCTGATCTTCTCTCACGAGTTGATCTTCTTAATGCTGGTTCCTCGTGTGCTTCATGTTCATTATTGGCGATATTTTNNNNNNNNNNNNNNNNNNNNNNNNNNNNNNNNNNNNNNNNNNNNNNNNNNNNNNNNNNNNNNNNNNNNNNNNNNNNCCTTTCCACAGTTCAAAAGGAGTCTTTGGAACTGCCTTGCTAGGAACTCGGTTCAAGATATAGACTGCAGTTCGTAATGCATCCATCCACAAGGATATAGGTAAATTAGCATGACTCATCATGGATCTAACCATTCCCATATACGTACGATTACGCCTTTCAGCTACACCATTCTGCCATGGAGAACCATGCGTTGTGTATTGAGCAACGATTCCTAATTTTTGGGGGAGTTTGGCAAATGGTCCAGGATGTTGTCCTGTTTCATCATATCTGCCATAAAATTCACCACCTCTATCTGACCTAATGATTTTCACCTTTCTATCTGATTGTCTCTCAACTTCANNNNNNNNNNNNNNNNNNNNNNNNNNNNNNNNNNNNNNNNNNNNNNNNNNNNNNNNNNNNNNNNNNNNNNNNNNNNNNNNNNNNNNNNNNNNNNNNNNNNNNNNNNNNNNNNNNNNNNNNNNNNNNNNNNNNNNNNNNNNNNNNNNNNNNNNNNNNNNNNNNNNNNNNNNNNNNNNNNNNNNNNNNNNNNNNNNNNNNNTACGACTCCATCTTTTACCAATCTTTTGATTCTTTCACTAGAAATGTATCCTAGTCTTTTATACCACAAGAAATATGAATCATTCGCACATGCTTTAGTTTTACGTTTATCTTGCAGGGTGAGATGTGTTTCATAATTTGATTAGACAAATTTAATTTGTAAAGACCATTAACTAATATTCCAGAACCAATTTTATTAGAGTTTAGAAATAAATTGAAACAACCATCTCTTTGAGAAGACTTAAAATCAGCCAAATCAAGTTTGCTTACTGAAACTAAATTACGGGAAATAGATGGAACATAAAGAGTCTGAAATAAATCCAAACAAAATCCACTATCTAAAATGAGACGATAAGTGCCAATAGCTTCAACTGGCGCTTTGTCTCGATTCCCCATGAGTATATAGTTTTCACTTGGATTTATGGTCTGGGTTGTAAGGAATCCATGCAAGGAATTAGTTACATGTACATTAGCACCACTATCAATCCACCAAGTATCAGAAGAAACATGAGCAAAGCTAGATTCAAAAAAGCTTACTGAACCCATAGGATTACCTTTCTTTTCAAACCATTCTTTTCTTTTAGGGCAATCTTTCTGAAAGTGTCCAGACTTTTTGCAAAAGTAGCATCGGTCATCTTTTCTTGCCTTCTTCTCATTGACTTGATTAGAATCATTCATCCTGGGTGGTGCTCTTTTATGACTTGGTTGATGTCATTTCGCAGCTTTAGGTCCAGCTCCTTGGACATAGTGGGCAACCTTAATACCTTCACGACCAAGCCTTGATTCCTCTTGGACCAGTTTGTTAGCCAATTCAATCGACGTCCACTTTTCAACAATGGCGTTGTAATTGATTTGGAATGGTCCATACTGAGGAGGTAAAGAGTTTAGGATAAACTGGACAAGAAATGAATCATCCACACTCATTCCTAAACCCTTTAGCTTAGCCGCAAGATTGGTCATTTCAATGCAATGTTCATGCATAGACCTTGTACCATCATGTTTCATGGTTGTAAGATCTGCCATAAGTTTCCCAGCAAGGAATTTGTCTGCAGTCTTAAACCGTTCTTTTATAGCCGCTAGATAAGCCTTAACTTTCTCTGCAACTGGAAGGGAAGTTTTGATGTTCCTAGCTATTGTCATCCTTAAGAACATGATGCTCAATCTGTTAGCTTTCTCCCACGCTTTATGGAAAGCCTTTTCTTCCTCAGTACTATCATTAGTGAGTTGGCTAGGCTCTTCTTCACGTAGTGCCAAGTCCAAATCTAGTACACCTAATGTGAACGCAACTTTCTCTTTCCATTCGGAGAAGTTGGTTCCAATGAGGATGGGGGACAGAAGAGACCATAGATGACAAACTAGCGGAAGAAGTTGCTGCATTTTAGAGATAGAACAAGTATTAATTAGGCTTCATAACTTAATCAACACGAAAAAATTGAATATATATGACAAGAAATTATAATGTTCCTGTGGGAATCACATAATCTCATATAAGGTCACAGATTCATGGAACTTTATTGAATGATGTACCAAATTATTCAAACTAAGTTATCTGTGGATATCCTTAGCTTTCACGATAACAATCATTCCATTATTGAGTGATGTATTGAATATTCAAACTAAGTTATCTGTGGATATCCTTAGCTTTCACGATAACAATCATTCAATTATTGAGTGATGTATTGAATTACTCAAACCAAATCATCTGTGGATGTCTTTAGTTTACACAATACATACGCTCTTAAGTAATTAATCAATTCTCATGATTATAGTCTACCTGTGGGTAACTAAATAATTCATAAGAGGATAAAAAACTTGGTTTAAATAATGATTTTTAGTTGCAACTATTAAGGTAAAGTCACTGTGGTGATATCTAAACCATAATAAGCACTTTATGTGAAATAATGTTTTGTACTAATTGTGTTTTATATGTATATAAATTATTTCAATACGGATTATGAATAGAAAAGTTTATAACTTTAAGTGCAAAATCGGTTTTGTACGAATTCTGTGCAAAACGATTCTGCAGTATATACAAAACACGCTGTACTAATTATGCATAGACCAATTATTATTATCAATTTTGCACAAAAACTTCACGAATCATTATTTACAGGATAGGTCTTTGGAAACCCTAATTTACATAATCCCGAAATTTGCACAGAAAAGGGTTTGCGAAAAAAAAAAATCCTAATTCGCAGAACACCATTTTTGCACGGATTCTGTACTGCGAAAATTATAATTCGGGTATGCATAAATTATGCATGATTCTTTTAAAAAGATAATTATAATCCCTAGATGCACAAACTATGCACGATTCTCTTAAACAGGAAAATAATTATTTCAGATGCACAGAGTTCGCACGATTTTATCAAACATACCAAATTTTCTCAGATCGCACTAACTTTGCACACATACGAAAATTAAACCCTTAATCAGATCTAGAAATCACAATACTCAGATCTATCAGTTTCAGTTATCTAGCTCATAGATCTATTATTCTTAATGGATTAAACAGATGTTCATAACCATGCTCTGATACCACATTTAAGTTTAATTTACATGAATCCTAAGATCTTTAAACATCTAGGTTAATCACATAATAGAATCATATGAATGTTTATGGAGTTACCTGGATTCATTTTGCCTGAGAGATCTTCCTGAATGGATTGAATCCTGAATGGAAGATGAACAGCTCAATCTCTTCTTAGGAACTCTTTGGTTTCTCTCGCCTCGCTTATAACGTTAGTTGTTGCTTTTAGAATATATTTATGATGGTCTAAAGATATGTATTTATAGGTGGAGAGAAGACCTAATTTTTCTTTAGGGTTTTCTTTAGATTAATCTCAACCGTCCATCAAAGTAGAGATAAATTAGAAATTACTCCTTTATTTCCAATTTCATTGGTCACCAAATATATTAAGGAATAGTAATATTCCAATAGAAAATAGATAACTATAAGACCTTATAATAGGGAAAGGAAATATTCCTTACACTAGAGACCCTAAATGGGTCTCTTATTCTTTTTTTTAATATTTTTTAATTGTAAAAGTGTATTAAGAGACTGTATTAAGAGACCCGAAAATTTACGTCCTCCATTGTAAGTCTCTTATTTAAGGGTTCTTTAAAACAAAATTTAATTAAACACCAAATTGTTTTTGATTTTTCTTATTAAACTTAATTTTTTCTTAAAACATAGTACAAAATAACATTTTAAACATTGATTTTAAAATAAAAACATAAAAAATAAAAACGAAGGAATTTGTTTAATGACTTTGTGAGAAGAATGGAAATTGTTTTGTGATTAAATATAACTTGTGCGATGATTGTGAAAAGGAGAGAAGAAGAAACTTGTTTGATGAGTGAATGACTGTCTATAAAATGACCGAGCTGAATAAACACATATATATAGAACAACACAACAACAATACAAAACATGTGAATCAACCACACTCTAGTCTGTGACACAAGACTACACAACAACACAACAACAATACAAAACATGTGATTTCACAAGACCACACGAGAAGACATGACGAACAAACAGAAGAAGCTACAACTTCATACCAGTAACGAAACAGACATGAAGTAACATCGACTTAACCGATCTTTTTGACTTTTTGACTTAAACGATTTTTTTGACTTTCATTGGTCTCATTTGTTAGGACATAAACATCAAGTGACCACACCAACAACCCCATACATTTTTGGCCTGCAAGACTGTCAAAAAGATCAATCAACGTATCACAAAACCTTTATTGAGATGAATCACTCATCTTATAGGAAACAAAGAAACCACAAAACTGTTAAGTAAAATTATTATTTTGTTATTATTGGGCTGGTTATAAGAATGGAACCATCATTACATGAAGAGACTAGTTCTATTGTTGTGCTATGTAAGCATCGGCGCATGTTTCTTCGTCGACCAGATTCCTCAGAGTTTATTGTAACTGAAAATATTCACATATACAACTCATTACTGATAATTTGCCAAACCACATTAAGATCACAATGAAACAAAGAAACCCAACCCACTTAACTTAGAAAGAAACAAAAAAAACAACATCCAACGATACTTACAGGAAGACAAAGAAGGCACTAGGAGCTCTCTTGGGTTTGTTAGGGTCCTTCTTGGCCTTCTTCTCCTGCTTGCTAGGCTTCTCAGCCGGTGCCTTCCTCTTTCCCACCTTCCTGAATATCAAAAACAGAATCTACAAAGTCAACAACATGATGTATCTTTTACTCTTTCAACAGAGCTAAAGCTAACCAAAGATACTAAAGACAATCCATTTATTAGCACCCATAATCAGTTATTATTATTACATAACATGTTTCAGAGAGAGGTAATAATGGATTAACTTGTCATCAACTAGCTTCAAGGCTTCCTTGGTGGTCTTAGCTTTACCTTTCTCATTTGATTTCTTCATATCGGAAGGAAACTGTTGAACCAATGAACATGGGAGAAAGTAAACAGATACACTACTCTCTACAGAGAAAGGAATCAACTT
The DNA window shown above is from Brassica oleracea var. oleracea cultivar TO1000 chromosome C3, BOL, whole genome shotgun sequence and carries:
- the LOC106331477 gene encoding high mobility group B protein 1-like isoform X6 → MSLTSSVSYPLCAKHLFANSHAHPLFSLSDRLYLLILPSSPIKQTDLPLVSKFPSDMKKSNEKGKAKTTKEALKLVDDKKVGKRKAPAEKPSKQEKKAKKDPNKPKRAPSAFFVFLYNKL
- the LOC106331477 gene encoding uncharacterized protein LOC106331477 isoform X2 yields the protein MSLTSSVSYPLCAKHLFANSHAHPLFSLSDRLYLLILPSSPIKQTDLPLVSKFPSDMKKSNEKGRWERGRHRLRSLASRRRRPRRTLTNPRELLVPSLSSFTINSEESGRRRNMRRCLHSTTIELVSSFLQAKNVWGCWCGHLMFMS
- the LOC106331477 gene encoding uncharacterized protein LOC106331477 isoform X3, encoding MSLTSSVSYPLCAKHLFANSHAHPLFSLSDRLYLLILPSSPIKQTDLPLVSKFPSDMKKSNEKGRWERGRHRLRSLASRRRRPRRTLTNPRELLVPSLSSFTINSEESGRRRNMRRCLHSTTIELVSSCNAKNVWGCWCGHLMFMS
- the LOC106331652 gene encoding xyloglucan endotransglucosylase/hydrolase protein 31 yields the protein MAFPLILLAFLVLCSSGYSQRSPSPGYYPSSRVPTSPFDRQFRTLWGSQHQRTEQDVITLLLDKSSGSGFKSLRSYKSGYFGASIKLQSGYTAGVDTSLYLSNNQEHPGDHDEVDIEFLGTTPGKPYSLQTNVFVRGSGDRNVIGREMKFNLWFDPTQDFHHYAILWNPNQIVFYVDDVPIRTYDRKNEAIFPTRPMWLYGSIWDASDWATENGRIKADYRYQPFFAKYTNFKLAGCTTEGSSSCTPPSASPMGNRGLSQQQMGAMAWAQRNFLVYNYCHDPKRDHTQTPEC
- the LOC106331477 gene encoding nuclear autoantigen Sp-100-like isoform X5 — its product is MSLTSSVSYPLCAKHLFANSHAHPLFSLSDRLYLLILPSSPIKQTDLPLVSKFPSDMKKSNEKGKAKTTKEALKLVDDKKVGKRKAPAEKPSKQEKKAKKDPNKPKRAPSAFFVFLPKMYGVVGVVT
- the LOC106331477 gene encoding uncharacterized protein LOC106331477 isoform X1, with the translated sequence MSLTSSVSYPLCAKHLFANSHAHPLFSLSDRLYLLILPSSPIKQTDLPLVSKFPSDMKKSNEKGRWERGRHRLRSLASRRRRPRRTLTNPRELLVPSLSSFTINSEESGRRRNMRRCLHSTTIELVSSCQKCMGLLVWSLDVYVLTNETNESQKNRLSQKVKKIG
- the LOC106331477 gene encoding uncharacterized protein LOC106331477 isoform X4, whose protein sequence is MSLTSSVSYPLCAKHLFANSHAHPLFSLSDRLYLLILPSSPIKQTDLPLVSKFPSDMKKSNEKGRWERGRHRLRSLASRRRRPRRTLTNPRELLVPSLSSCQKCMGLLVWSLDVYVLTNETNESQKNRLSQKVKKIG